A genomic stretch from Desulfovibrio sp. includes:
- the grdD gene encoding glycine/sarcosine/betaine reductase complex component C subunit alpha, giving the protein MASQNYRRAILGKALEDLVTRARSGRAPCRIGLMAAGGEHSDTEFLSAAAVAMKEDAALTVVGVGPRPAGLVPAGMDWIETGCEGNELAAGMEKALEDGQIQGAVALHYPFPLGVTTVGRVLTPALGKAMFVACTTGMSAAQRQQALLRNAVLGMAVARAMGLTSPAVGVLNVDAAPQVLRALNRMAERGYDLRLGQSVRGDGGSLLRGNDLLAGAVDVCVTDTLTGNILMKLFSAFTSGGAYETTGWGYGPSVGEGWNRVVSIVSRASGAPVMANALAYTAAAVRGNLPDVVAEELRRARAAGLDDELAAFEKAAGAAPAAQVQAPPAEPTDEEIHGIDVLDLEQAVHCLWKENIYAEAAMGCTGPVVKLAVAHLEKAREILKAAGYI; this is encoded by the coding sequence ATGGCTAGTCAAAACTACAGGCGTGCCATCCTCGGCAAGGCCCTTGAGGATCTGGTCACGCGGGCGCGCAGTGGACGCGCGCCCTGCCGCATCGGCCTCATGGCCGCTGGCGGCGAGCATTCGGATACGGAATTCCTCTCGGCGGCGGCTGTGGCCATGAAGGAGGACGCCGCACTGACCGTGGTCGGTGTGGGGCCTCGGCCTGCGGGACTCGTGCCTGCGGGCATGGACTGGATCGAAACCGGCTGCGAAGGCAATGAACTGGCTGCGGGGATGGAAAAAGCCCTGGAAGACGGCCAGATCCAGGGCGCGGTGGCCCTGCACTATCCCTTCCCCCTGGGCGTGACCACGGTGGGCCGCGTCCTGACTCCCGCCCTCGGCAAGGCCATGTTTGTGGCCTGCACCACGGGCATGAGCGCGGCACAGAGGCAGCAGGCGCTCTTGCGCAACGCCGTGCTGGGCATGGCTGTGGCCAGGGCCATGGGTCTTACCTCCCCCGCTGTGGGCGTGCTCAATGTGGACGCGGCCCCGCAGGTACTGCGGGCGCTGAACCGCATGGCGGAACGCGGCTACGACCTGCGCCTGGGACAGAGCGTCCGCGGTGACGGCGGCTCGCTGCTGCGGGGCAACGACCTTCTGGCCGGGGCTGTGGACGTGTGCGTCACGGACACGCTCACGGGCAATATACTCATGAAGCTCTTCAGCGCCTTTACCTCCGGCGGAGCCTATGAAACCACGGGCTGGGGCTACGGCCCCTCGGTGGGCGAAGGCTGGAACCGGGTGGTGAGCATCGTCTCCCGCGCTTCGGGCGCTCCGGTCATGGCCAATGCCCTGGCCTATACGGCCGCTGCCGTGCGCGGCAATCTGCCCGACGTGGTGGCCGAAGAACTGCGCCGGGCCAGGGCCGCCGGGCTGGACGATGAACTGGCCGCCTTTGAAAAGGCGGCAGGGGCCGCCCCGGCAGCCCAGGTGCAGGCCCCGCCCGCCGAACCCACGGATGAAGAGATTCACGGCATTGACGTGCTGGACCTTGAACAGGCGGTACACTGCCTGTGGAAGGAAAACATCTACGCCGAGGCGGCCATGGGCTGCACCGGGCCTGTGGTCAAGCTGGCTGTGGCCCATCTTGAGAAGGCCCGTGAAATCCTGAAAGCCGCCGGATACATATAA
- a CDS encoding thioredoxin family protein, whose amino-acid sequence MIIVDKDTFEAEVQQSAMPCVVDLWGPQCGPCLALMPEVEKLAAAYDGKVKFCKLNVAENRRLVISLRVMAVPTILFYKGGECVSRVSGDAVSIEAIKAETEKLL is encoded by the coding sequence ATGATTATCGTCGATAAAGACACCTTTGAAGCCGAAGTACAGCAAAGCGCCATGCCCTGCGTGGTGGACCTCTGGGGCCCGCAGTGCGGCCCCTGCCTGGCCCTGATGCCCGAAGTGGAAAAGCTGGCCGCCGCATATGACGGCAAGGTGAAATTCTGCAAGCTCAACGTGGCGGAAAACCGCCGCCTGGTCATCAGCCTGCGCGTCATGGCCGTGCCCACCATCCTGTTCTACAAGGGCGGGGAATGCGTGTCGCGCGTGTCCGGCGACGCTGTTTCCATTGAGGCCATCAAGGCCGAGACGGAAAAATTGCTGTAG
- the grdA gene encoding glycine/sarcosine/betaine reductase complex selenoprotein A translates to MAKLEGKKLLLLGERDGVPGPAMADVFADSGAEILFSATECFVUTAAGAMDLENQQRVKDAAEKFGGENVVVVLGSSDSEGAEIYAETVTLGDPTYAGPLAGVPLGLCVYHVLEPEMKAAADPAKWEEQISMMEMVLNVDALAAAVSKMRAENSTYSCN, encoded by the coding sequence ATGGCTAAGCTCGAAGGCAAGAAGCTTCTGCTGCTTGGCGAAAGGGACGGTGTACCCGGCCCCGCCATGGCGGACGTCTTCGCCGATTCGGGAGCGGAGATCCTGTTCTCCGCCACCGAATGCTTCGTTTGAACGGCCGCAGGAGCCATGGATCTGGAAAATCAGCAGCGCGTCAAGGACGCGGCTGAGAAGTTTGGTGGCGAGAACGTCGTGGTGGTTCTCGGCTCTTCCGACTCTGAAGGAGCGGAAATCTATGCCGAAACCGTCACCCTGGGCGACCCCACCTACGCCGGACCCCTGGCTGGAGTCCCGTTGGGACTCTGCGTATATCATGTGCTTGAGCCGGAAATGAAGGCCGCTGCCGATCCCGCCAAGTGGGAAGAGCAGATAAGCATGATGGAAATGGTACTGAATGTGGATGCGCTGGCGGCCGCTGTGAGCAAGATGCGCGCGGAAAACAGCACGTATAGCTGTAATTGA
- a CDS encoding LysR family transcriptional regulator: protein MRKLLADVPYFLEAANHPSFTQAADALGIPLATLSRRIAAMEQHLGVKLFFRNTRIAGLTEDGKELLESCKFIMAEANGVRDRLMQKQAEPCGPIRMSVEAFVYHCCMHGALGAFVEQYPQISLHTVFSTEWKDLHREPFDLDIRTGPVPYPDLKVRRLLSMQPALFCTTEFLHSYPRPEHPGDLARLPFIAQTSEGRPLVTCSKKGQVETVALQPRHTVQSIGLALELLLANQGVTTLIPQLAQAFDKEGRLVRLLPDWELTKTDINLTLPGDRPPKRVRLFVDHIVKHFQSL from the coding sequence ATGCGCAAGCTTCTGGCTGATGTTCCGTATTTTCTGGAGGCCGCCAACCATCCGAGTTTTACCCAGGCTGCGGACGCGCTGGGCATTCCGCTTGCGACGCTTTCACGGCGCATTGCGGCCATGGAGCAGCATCTTGGCGTGAAGCTGTTTTTCCGCAATACGCGCATTGCCGGTTTGACTGAAGACGGCAAGGAACTGCTGGAAAGCTGCAAGTTTATCATGGCCGAGGCCAACGGCGTCAGGGACAGGCTCATGCAAAAGCAGGCGGAACCGTGCGGGCCCATTCGCATGTCGGTTGAAGCCTTTGTGTATCACTGCTGCATGCACGGCGCTCTGGGTGCTTTTGTGGAGCAGTACCCGCAGATAAGCCTGCACACGGTGTTTTCCACAGAATGGAAAGACCTGCACAGGGAGCCCTTTGATCTGGACATCAGAACTGGCCCCGTCCCCTACCCGGACCTGAAAGTCAGAAGGCTTTTGTCCATGCAGCCAGCCCTGTTCTGCACAACGGAATTTCTGCACAGCTATCCCCGCCCTGAACATCCGGGCGATCTGGCCCGCCTGCCCTTTATCGCCCAGACAAGCGAGGGCCGCCCGCTGGTGACCTGCTCCAAGAAAGGGCAGGTGGAAACCGTGGCCCTTCAGCCACGGCATACCGTGCAGAGTATCGGCCTGGCGCTGGAACTGCTGCTTGCCAACCAGGGCGTGACAACGCTCATCCCACAGCTTGCCCAAGCTTTTGACAAGGAAGGCAGGCTTGTCCGGCTGTTGCCCGATTGGGAACTGACAAAAACAGACATCAATCTTACCCTGCCCGGCGACCGGCCGCCCAAGCGCGTGCGTCTTTTTGTGGATCATATTGTGAAGCATTTTCAGAGCCTGTAA
- a CDS encoding Rrf2 family transcriptional regulator encodes MNNDTRLAVAAHILALLSFAGTEYRSSDLLARSVNTNAVVVRRLTGQLKKAGLVEIRRGVGGTALNRKPEDITLLDVYKAVIPHPKATPFYLHQNPCCDCYIGRNIHDALEEPFARVNAAMQESLAKTTIAELADFIRKREHM; translated from the coding sequence ATGAATAACGATACTCGATTGGCCGTTGCCGCGCACATTCTCGCCCTGCTTTCGTTTGCTGGTACTGAGTACAGGTCTTCAGACCTGCTCGCCCGCAGCGTCAATACAAACGCCGTGGTCGTCCGGCGTTTGACCGGCCAGCTAAAAAAGGCTGGTCTCGTCGAGATTCGGCGTGGGGTGGGAGGCACCGCATTAAACCGCAAGCCGGAAGATATAACCTTGCTGGACGTATACAAGGCTGTGATACCCCACCCCAAGGCCACCCCCTTTTATCTGCACCAAAATCCCTGCTGCGATTGCTATATAGGCAGAAATATCCATGACGCGCTGGAAGAGCCTTTTGCCAGGGTCAATGCTGCCATGCAGGAAAGTCTGGCAAAAACCACTATTGCAGAACTGGCGGATTTTATAAGGAAACGAGAACATATGTAG